The Candidatus Thermoplasmatota archaeon region CCAAGAAAGGATACCTAGCTAATGTTGATAAATCCACCATTTCACTAATAATCTAACCTATACTAATTAATGAATTTTGCTCTTTAAAAAAATATTATTTCTTTTGTCAAATTGACAATTTCACAGATAGAGTATATATATTACTTCTTAAGAGAGATAGGTAATATGGACGAAGAGGAGGATGTGGAGTTTATATTGTGGAAAACAGGGTTGAATAAAGAGCTGCCATCGTTCTGGAAAAAACTACTTGATTAAATATCAATTAAAAAATTGTGTTTACCTGGTAGCTTAAACTCTGACTAATAGATTATTTTAAACTACTGCATAAGTTTTTAAGGTCAAAATTTTAAGTAGTAGAAGTTATATTATGCCCATTGGTTTTAAGGGCTCGTAGCTTAGACTGGTGGAGCGACTGGCTCATAACCAGTTGGTCGCAGGTTCAAATCCTGCCGGGCCCACTACTCACAACAGGAGAGGTTTTGCCAAGGATAAGTGCATATTTAGGAACGAACCAACAAGGATGCGCCATCAGTGACAAAAAGAAAAAATTCTCCACGAATTATTGGAACTTCTCCAGTTTAGATAATCTTATTATTGACCATAATTTTGAAGTCGTTTGTCTTTGCTTCTTTTTTCAAAAGAGTGAAAAATTGTTTTTGTTTCTTGTTTAATTTAGATAGTTTGAAATCTTTCTTCGTTGTCAATTTCAGTAATGAAATGGAGTTATATTTCTTATTATTAATTATCACATCTTTTAGATTAGTAAACAATATCATCTTTAGAAGCCCATCTTTTATATCTTCATTTGAAGGGAGTTTGTTCTGTTTAGTATGTTTTCCCTCGATCAAATATACATCTTTTCCATGCAGTTCAAACTCATCAACGGTAAAAAAGTAGTATCCACCAAGGTAATTTTTTATCGTCAGTGTAGCCTTTTTTCCTGTTAATTTTTCTTTTGGTTGTTTAGTGACACTTTCTCGTTTTTGAGCTTTTTCAGCCAGATTTCTTGATAGATTAATGAACGATTCTTTACCTTTAAGTAATTCTTTGATTCTTTTCTCAGCAGAACTACGAGAATGCATTTTCACCCCTAATTTTTGAGATATCTTTCCGTATGATTCTAATGCTTTCCTGCTAATTTTTCCTACATTTTCAATTTGCATGAGATTCCAATGTAATGCATCAGATTGATATGACAACAATTTTTTCAACTCTCTTTTCACATGTCTGATATTAAACCGTTGTTTCGTGATTTTATTTTTGTACCGTGAGCTTTGTAGAGCATCGCCATAATATGATATGATGACATAGACCCCAAGGAGACTCATCAATGATATCGTATCCCATTGCAAAAAATCCCGATCACCATCAAATCCCTCATCCTTCACAATAGGAATGATTGTAACTCTTCGACCAGAGAATTTGAGAGAATCATAAATACGTGCATATGGATACGATCGTGTTCTTTTAGCTGAAACCCACCAGCTTACTGCAATCTGATTTTTCCTATTAAAAGAAAGAACAAATGTAGCATCATTTTCTAACGCTACACCTAGTTTCTGAAAAGAATATGTGTTCAACTCTTTGCACAATAATGGCGTATAATCAATTCCTCTGATGCTCGCGAAAATATCCATATATTAAACCTCTACTGCATTCGTCATCGGCTGTTTTTTCATCCGTGGTTTCTCCCGAACAATCACTTCAAAAGAATCAGTATTTCCATCTAAGCGCTTTTGTCCATCGAAACCGGTTTTTTTCTTTACAATCGGAATAAGTTCTTCCTTGATTTCTATCCCGATGCTGTTACGACCAAGATCCCGAGCGACCTTCATCGTCGTTCCAGAACCAGCAAATGGATCAAGGACAGTTTCACCGACATAGGAAAATAAGGTTATCGCCCGATACGGTAGTTCCTCCGGAAATGCAGCAATATCTTTTTCAAGAGGAGACCCAGGGAGCACATTATTCATCTCCCATAGCGTCATAAACCATTTTTTATCTTGGAATTTCTTCGTATCAATTTTCGATTGTTCTCTTATTTCTTGTGGTATTGACTTATAATCAAATTTACCTTTTTGGAAAATGATAATGCTTTCGAGAAGATTATCTGGATAAAAATACATGGGGTAAGGGTTTTGCAGAATCACGCCACTTCGTCTGCTGATTCTCAGGTA contains the following coding sequences:
- a CDS encoding site-specific DNA-methyltransferase; protein product: MTHHKLIIGNCMEMPEIQDKSIHLVVTSPPYFNAPFDYEGLFKNYYQYLGVLRRVSKELYRVVDDGRVVVLNIDDMLVNGEKFPIIADATRIFLDAGFNYRDRITWKKPDGYLRISRRSGVILQNPYPMYFYPDNLLESIIIFQKGKFDYKSIPQEIREQSKIDTKKFQDKKWFMTLWEMNNVLPGSPLEKDIAAFPEELPYRAITLFSYVGETVLDPFAGSGTTMKVARDLGRNSIGIEIKEELIPIVKKKTGFDGQKRLDGNTDSFEVIVREKPRMKKQPMTNAVEV